The Epinephelus lanceolatus isolate andai-2023 chromosome 1, ASM4190304v1, whole genome shotgun sequence genome has a window encoding:
- the sec13 gene encoding protein SEC13 homolog gives MVSVINTVDTSHEDMIHDAQMDYYGTRLATCSSDRTVKIFDVRNGGQILVADLRGHEGPVWQVAWAHPMFGNILASCSYDRKVIIWKEENGAWDKMYEYCGHESSVNSVCWGPYDFGLILACGSSDGAISLLTFTGDQQWDVKKISNAHTIGCNAVSWAPAVVPGSLIDQPSGQKPNYVKRFVSGGCDNLVKLWKEEDGQWKEDQKLEAHSDWVRDVGWAPSIGLPTSTIASCSQDGRVFIWTCDDPAGNTWTAKLLHKFNDVVWHVSWSITGNILAVSGGDNKVTLWKESMDGQWACISDVSKGQGAVSTITDTQQNEQ, from the exons CACGACGCCCAGATGGATTACTACGGTACTCGACTCGCCACCTGCTCCTCCGACCGCACTGTAAAAATCTTTGATGTCAGAAATGGAGGGCAGATCCTTGTAGCAGACCTCAGAGG CCACGAGGGTCCTGTGTGGCAGGTGGCGTGGGCTCACCCGATGTTTGGCAACATTCTGGCTTCCTGTTCTTACGACCGTAAAGTCATCATCTGGAAGGAGGAGAACGGAGCCTGGGACAAGATGTATGAATACTGCGGGCACGAGTCATCGG TAAACTCTGTCTGCTGGGGTCCGTATGACTTTGGTCTGATCCTGGCCTGCGGCAGCTCAGATGGAGCCATTTCCCTTCTCACATTCACTGGTGATCAGCAGTGGGACGTCAAGAAGATCAGCAACGCACACACT ATTGGTTGTAACGCAGTGAGCTGGGCTCCTGCTGTAGTTCCAGGCAGCCTGATTGATCAGCCGTCAGGACAGAAACCAAACTACGTCAAACGCTTCGTCTCCGGAGGCTGCGACAACCTTGTCAAGCTCTGGAA AGAGGAGGACGGTCAGTGGAAGGAGGACCAGAAGCTGGAGGCTCACAGTGATTGGGTGAGAGACGTTGGCTGGGCTCCTTCTATTGGTCTTCCCACCAGCACCATCGCCAGCTGCTCCCAG GACGGACGCGTGTTCATCTGGACGTGTGACGACCCAGCGGGCAACACCTGGACGGCCAAACTGCTCCACAAGTTCAATGATGTCGTTTGGCACGTTAGCTGGTCGATCACCGGAAATATCTTGGCAGTTTCTGGAGGAGACAACAAG GTGACGCTGTGGAAGGAGTCGATGGACGGTCAGTGGGCGTGTATCAGTGACGTCAGCAAGGGCCAGGGCGCCGTCTCCAccatcacagacacacagcagaacgagcagtga
- the LOC144464505 gene encoding deoxyribonuclease-1-like isoform X1, which yields MKIAAFNVNRLGMAKVSDKAVLKNLIKIVSRYSVVVMLEVVDGNGDAMEIFHTELNKKNRHNPYMMQASQPLGRGAYREKFVYFYREGEVRMISSDQYVEEHVDALMREPYILEFECPNTVVKKLVLIPVHTKPEDAETELKALHDVVEYVRGKWKNNNIMILGDFNADGRYLSKTVRKNIRLCSAPYHWLIDEDADTTTSDLNDNTYDRIVVYGNSMERAVVEGSAVPFNFKEAYNLSAAAAKAISDHYPVEVELWGSQHHQRGEW from the exons atgaaGATCGCAGCCTTCAATGTCAACAGGCTCGGAATGGCAAAAGTCAGTGATAAGGCTGTGCTGAAAAATCTTATAAAG ATTGTGTCACGCTACagtgtggtggtgatgttggaggtggtggatgggaaCGGTGACGCCATGGAAATATTTCATACGGAACTCAACAA AAAAAACAGACATAATCCATACATGATGCAGGCGAGTCAGCCTCTGGGACGAGGTGCCTACAGGGAGAAGTTTGTCTACTTCTACAG aGAGGGTGAGGTGAGGATGATCAGCTCCGACCAGTACGTGGAAGAACATGTAGATGCGCTCATGAGAGAGCCTTATATCCTTGAGTTCGAATGTCCAAATACag TTGTGAAGAAGCTGGTGCTGATCCCTGTCCACACCAAACCAGAGGATGCAGAGACAGAGCTGAAAGCTCTGCACGATGTGGTCGAATATGTGAGGGGAAAATGGAAGAATAAT aacattatgattttGGGGGACTTTAATGCAGATGGCCGTTATCTTTCCAAGACGGTGAGGAAAAATATCCGCCTCTGTTCTGCTCCGTACCATTGGCTGATAGACGAAGATGCCGACACCACGACAAGTGACTTAAATGACAACACCTATGAcag GATTGTGGTCTATGGAAATTCCATGGAAAGAGCTGTTGTGGAGGGCTCAGCTGTGCCTTTCAACTTCAAGGAAGCCTACAACCTGTCTGCTGCCGCA GCTAAAGCCATCAGTGACCACTACCCTGTGGAGGTGGAGCTTTGGGGAAGTCAACATCATCAAAGAGGAGAG TGGTGA
- the LOC144464505 gene encoding deoxyribonuclease-1-like 1 isoform X2, protein MKIAAFNVNRLGMAKVSDKAVLKNLIKIVSRYSVVVMLEVVDGNGDAMEIFHTELNKKNRHNPYMMQASQPLGRGAYREKFVYFYREGEVRMISSDQYVEEHVDALMREPYILEFECPNTVVKKLVLIPVHTKPEDAETELKALHDVVEYVRGKWKNNNIMILGDFNADGRYLSKTVRKNIRLCSAPYHWLIDEDADTTTSDLNDNTYDSAWREEP, encoded by the exons atgaaGATCGCAGCCTTCAATGTCAACAGGCTCGGAATGGCAAAAGTCAGTGATAAGGCTGTGCTGAAAAATCTTATAAAG ATTGTGTCACGCTACagtgtggtggtgatgttggaggtggtggatgggaaCGGTGACGCCATGGAAATATTTCATACGGAACTCAACAA AAAAAACAGACATAATCCATACATGATGCAGGCGAGTCAGCCTCTGGGACGAGGTGCCTACAGGGAGAAGTTTGTCTACTTCTACAG aGAGGGTGAGGTGAGGATGATCAGCTCCGACCAGTACGTGGAAGAACATGTAGATGCGCTCATGAGAGAGCCTTATATCCTTGAGTTCGAATGTCCAAATACag TTGTGAAGAAGCTGGTGCTGATCCCTGTCCACACCAAACCAGAGGATGCAGAGACAGAGCTGAAAGCTCTGCACGATGTGGTCGAATATGTGAGGGGAAAATGGAAGAATAAT aacattatgattttGGGGGACTTTAATGCAGATGGCCGTTATCTTTCCAAGACGGTGAGGAAAAATATCCGCCTCTGTTCTGCTCCGTACCATTGGCTGATAGACGAAGATGCCGACACCACGACAAGTGACTTAAATGACAACACCTATGAcag TGCTTGgcgggaggagccctga